A genomic window from Salvelinus sp. IW2-2015 unplaced genomic scaffold, ASM291031v2 Un_scaffold2353, whole genome shotgun sequence includes:
- the nol8 gene encoding nucleolar protein 8: protein MKRLYIGGLSHTITQKDLKDRFGKFGDVQDVELRTRRDDEGVPYKTFGYINLEITDADFKKCMTVLNKTKWKGGTIQIEQARETFLHKLAQERHEAAEKIKSPIVNHKVKLVESMKEAGVENFHMKAAVPGTEIPGHKDWVVSKFGRVLPVLNLKCQGRNKFIKYDPSKHSHNIKKLESSAEVPDPTPVSQLTWEISGGDNDISKKRRGEFPPQKKTPPAKKKKDRTTNQVVANGQSDSVTSCGPSEKSSTVQKSNGETRPPTKPKQTPASKKLHXQTSVCVFDSGDDSDGAVRMLAQRSAPADGPVVDEDEDNLEVVGDNYIPRTFFTQHRIKDVCQLPGESSGKNEEDYDSADTDEILNSRKTPSGTKQDQLPEVRKTQEKAEVNKRTNNLETDRTQAKKANKVLPKKAVKKVFPIKKAESDSGDGEDDDSEEESEKSNSSKAKRTYNVLPKKKAIEKSTTPSESDDDSEEESDSHSSKAQKPGKNVVSKKKTPPSELSSDDSESNEDTSEASADSEYEAMFTNCQRLEFSLDDLQQLVRESFLKGLDKDSDDDDPGSDSQQPGPNRVSEVLGIEPQVTASKAPVPLAKTGNGNTPEEILAAIFEEDDSDEVSEKKKKKGKKKTNPSTSLPAFQGTTVLLATSSQSAGQRSLKRQVEEDGKTETSTKKQKRDRLVKTVAKPSETKGTTRPPRSSDSEDTTEAPALKLKTTSKAKAERTVEPTSLKQKTTSKVKAEKKRVPEASSTSSSSSGSSSLESEPNASRSVPAKKTQKTEVSKKPQSAGAVVDAQQQDNQKRLAAQEQRQKEVELQKKLIQEALAKLDSXANGKHHIKFSSDEEDEEEQTSPEPPNPKKTLFQNSQSDEEDSSDEESAATGKPGLKDKKSEKLAGSNLFDDDDDDDDDDEEKRDGDRFQIKPQFEGKAGAKLMQLQSRFGTDQRFQMDHRFIDSDDEEPEIELSQPEKECEAGGGEEEKSRQIS, encoded by the exons ATGAAACGTCTATATATCGGTGGCCTGAGCCACACCATCACTCAAAAGGATCTGAAAGACAGATTTGGTAAATTTGGTGATGTCCAGGATGTGGAACTCAGGACCAGGAGAGATGATGAAG GAGTGCCTTATAAAACCTTTGGATATATCAATTTAGAAATTACTGAtgctgattttaagaaat GTATGACTGTGCTGAACAAGACCAAATGGAAAGGTGGAACAATACAAATTGAGCAGGCCAGAGAAACCTTCTTACACAA ATTAGCTCAGGAGCGTCATGAAGCTGCAGAGAAGATCAAGTCACCAATCGTCAACCACAAAGTCAAACTAGTGGAGTCTATGAAGGAGGCGGGAGTGGAGAACTTCCATATGAAAGCAGCCGTTCCTGGGACAGAGATACCTGggcacaag GATTGGGTTGTGAGTAAATTTGGACGAGTCCTCCCAGTTCTTAATCTGAAGTGCCAAGGAAGGAACAAA TTCATCAAGTATGATCCGTCGAAACACAGCCACAACATCAAGAAACTAGAGAGTTCAGCTGAGGTCCCAGACCCGACGCCCGTGTCCCAACTGACGTGGGAAATATCAGGCGGAGACAACGACATCagtaagaagagaagaggagagttccCWCCACAGAAAAAAACACCACCTGCTAAAAAGAAGAAAGACAGAACGACGAACCAAGTCGTTGCAAATGGACAGTCCGACAGTGTGACGTCCTGTGGTCCCTCGGAGAAAAGTTCAACGGTTCAGAAGTCTAACGGAGAAACCAGACCTCCAACTAAACCTAAACAGACACCGGCTTCTAAGAAACTCCACRCAcaaacctctgtgtgtgtttttgacagTGGCGATGACTCCGACGGTGCCGTTAGGATGTTGGCACAACGGAGTGCACCGGCGGACGGCCCGGTAGTAGACGAGGATGAAGACAACCTGGAGGTGGTAGGCGATAACTACATACCCAGAACATTCTTTACGCAGCACAGGATTAAAGATGTCTGCCAGCTTCCAGGTGAGTCTTCTGGGAAGAACGAGGAGGATTATGACTCRGCTGATACGGATGAGATCCTCAACTCCAGGAAAACACCCAGCGGTACCAAGCAGGACCAACTGCCTGAGGTCAGGAAAACACAGGAGAAAGCTGAGGTGAATAAGCGAACCAACAACCTGGAAACAGACAGAACCCAAGCAAAAAAGGCTAACAAAGTCCTCCCCAAAAAGGCTGTGAAGAAAGTCTTCCCTATAAAGAAAGCAGAGAGTGATAGTGGTGATGGTGAGGATGATGACTCGGAAGAAGAGAGTGAAAAATCCAACTCTTCAAAAGCCAAAAGGACTTATAACGTCCTCCCTAAGAAAAAGGCTATCGAGAAATCCACCACCCCTTCAGAATCTGATGATGACTCGGAAGAAGAGAGTGATTCTCACTCTTCGAAAGCCCAAAAGCCCGGCAAGAATGTTGTCTCTAAAAAGAAGACCCCTCCTTCAGAATTATCATCTGACGATAGCGAATCAAATGAAGATACATCTGAGGCTAGCGCCGATTCTGAATACGAAGCCATGTTTACTAACTGTCAGAGGTTAGAGTTTTCACTGGACGATCTGCAGCAGCTGGTTAGAGAATCGTTTTTAAAAGGCTTGGACAAGGACAGCGACGACGACGATCCGGGATCCGATTCGCAACAACCTGGACCAAATCGTGTGTCTGAGGTGCTGGGAATAGAACCCCAGGTTACTGCCTCTAAGGCGCCGGTACCGCTGGCTAAGACAGGAAATGGAAACACACCAGAGGAGATTCTGGCGGCCATCTTTGAAGAGGACGACAGTGACGAGGTgagtgagaagaagaagaagaaggggaagAAGAAAACGAATCCGTCGACATCTCTTCCTGCTTTCCAGGGGACCACGGTTCTCTTAGCCACGTCATCACAAAGTGCCGGACAACGCAGTCTAAAAAGACAAGTTGAGGAGGACGGTAAAACGGAGACGTCCACTAAGAAACAGAAACGTGACAGATTAGTCAAGACTGTGGCAAAACCCTCAGAAACTAAAGGCACAACTCGTCCTCCCCGCAGCTCGGATAGTGAAGATACAACCGAGGCACCAGCCCTCAAACTGAAAACTACTTCTAAAGCCAAGGCTGAGAGAACTGTTGAGCCAACATCCCTCAAACAGAAAACGACTTCTAAAGTCAAGGCTGAGAAGAAGCGTGTCCCAGAGGCTAGCTCTACatccagcagcagcagtggtTCCTCCAGTCTGGAGTCGGAGCCTAACGCCTCTAGGAGTGTACCCGCTAAAAAGACTCAGAAGACTGAG GTGTCTAAGAAGCCCCAGAGTGCTGGTGCGGTGGTAGACGCTCAGCAGCAGGACAACCAGAAACGTCTAGCCGCTCAGGAACAGAGGCAGAAGGAGGTTGAACTGCAGAAGAAGCTCATCCAGGAGGCTCTGGCTAAACTG GATTCASCTGCTAATGGGAAACACCACATCAAGTTCAGCTctgatgaggaagatgaggaagaacAGACTTCCCCCGAACCTCCCAACCCCAAGAAGACACTGTTCCAGAACAGCCAGTCTGATGAGGAAGACTCTAGTGATGAAGAATCAGCCGCTACAGGAAAACCAGGCCTTAAAGACAAG